The sequence GCATACGCTGGGGCAATGCCTCAGGACGCGTACCTCACCCTGGCCCGGGAGGGCAGTCACGAGACCGAGATCAACCGGTCCCGGTTCCTGTGCACCCTCGCCCCGGTCGCCGACGAGGACGAGGCGCAGGCGTTCCTCGCGCGGGTGCGCGCCGCGCACGCCGACGCGAGCCACAACTGCTGGGCGTACGTGCTCGGCGCCGGCGCCTCCGTGCAGAAGGCGAGCGACGACGGGGAGCCGGGCGGCACTGCGGGCGTGCCCATGCTCCAGATGCTCACGCGGCGCGAGCTGCGCTACGTCGCGGCCGTCGTCACGCGCTACTACGGCGGGGTCAAGCTCGGCGCGGGCGGCCTCATCCGCGCGTACGGCGGGGTCGTCGGCGAGACGCTCGACCGCCTCGGCACCGTCACCCGCCGCCGCTACCGCCTCGCGACCGTCACCGTCGACCACCAGCGCGCCGGGAAGATCGAGAACGACCTGCGCTCGACGGGCCGTTCGGTGCGCGAGGTGCGGTACGGGGAGCGGGTCAGCATCGACCTCGGCATCCCCGGCACCGAACTGGACGCCTTCCGGGCGTGGCTCGCGGACGCGACGGCGGGCACGGCGGAACTGACGCTGGGCGGGGAG comes from Streptomyces sp. Tu6071 and encodes:
- a CDS encoding YigZ family protein is translated as MPQDAYLTLAREGSHETEINRSRFLCTLAPVADEDEAQAFLARVRAAHADASHNCWAYVLGAGASVQKASDDGEPGGTAGVPMLQMLTRRELRYVAAVVTRYYGGVKLGAGGLIRAYGGVVGETLDRLGTVTRRRYRLATVTVDHQRAGKIENDLRSTGRSVREVRYGERVSIDLGIPGTELDAFRAWLADATAGTAELTLGGEAYGEV